ACTAGGAGTCTTAAGGGTGGGGTTTCGAAGCGGTCGTTGGGGATGGAGTCATCCGTGGTGGAACTGACACTGGATGGATCATCCGGTACGTTCCTGCTGCTCACGCCGTCGTTCGAATTCGTCATCGGAGAGTTCACCACGCGCGTAGCGATCTCTGAGGACCGACAGCGGCCGTTCGTTGGTTCCACCTCCATTACGCCTCGCGAGCGTGAAGATGAGGTAAAGCGGGAATGCGAGCAGTAGCCCCATCCAGAGGAGACCCCACAGCCCCATCGCGCCGCCGAAGAGTCCCCATCCTCCGCCCATCATGCCGCCGCCGTAGCCGCCGCCCATAGCGGCAGCTGTGCCGGTCGTCGCGACCAGCAGCGGGACGGCGAGTAGCGTAAGTCGCCGAGCAGTGCGTCCGATGTGAGTGGTGAGTTGCGTCATTATCTTGAGTTAGTGAGTCGCGGTGTTCTGTCGAAGCGATCGAAACGGTCAGGGTCGTCAGCAGTGGCCCTGCCCGTACATCCCGCCGTTGTAGTCGTCGTCACCCATGTCTTGGGCCATCTCGTCGACGGTCACACCCATGTGCGACTCCATCCACTCGACAGCACCGGGGCCCATGTGTTCGGTCATGTGGCCTTCCATCCAGGCCGCCCAGTCGGCGGTGGTCCCGTCGTACGGGGGCGCGTCGTCTGCAGTCGTTTCGTTGCCGTGTGCGCTGACCACAGGCGCAGCGAACGCGAGTCCGACGATCGCGAGCGCCACGAGCAGCCAGCGGCCGAGTTTGAAGGTGGTCATTGTCTTTCTCCTCGGTTAGTCATAGGACCCCTCAGGAGTTATCGCGGTGGGTGTGAACCCGCGCAGGAGAACGTTCGAGAACGTGTATCGGGCGTTCTAATCGTTTTTGAGGAACAGAATCGTCCGTAGCTGCCGAATTCGCCGAGGGTGAGGATTGACTGCCTCTTCGTCATGGATCGGTTGAAAGCCAGCGATAGTGAGACGATCTACTTTGGAATGTTAACCACAACTGCAGAAAGTTCCCTTCCCCTACTAGGTCATGTACCGATTCACCAACCCGCGGAGGATACCGCACAGCTTCGAATTCCTTCAGATATTCCATAGACTATGCCACTCCAGGGACTCCTCATACAGATCGAACACGCGCTCGCACCGGTACGGCACCTAATGAAACCAATCCTCTCAGACCCGCTCGTAATGGGTGTCTGGGCGCTGTTCGTCCTCGCGTCCGTCGGCACCCTCTGGTGGGACATCCGCGAGCGGAATCAGGCGCTGCCGTCACTCATGAAAGGTGTCTGGACGTTGGTTGTCCTCTACTCTGGGCCGTTCGGCTTGGCGGTCTACTGGTACTCTGGCCGCACCCAGATCAGCAACGATTCGGTGTGGCGGCGTGGGTTCCGCTCGACCGCTCACTGCTATTCGGGATGTGGTGCCGGTGAAGTCCTCGGGTTCGCGCTCCTCGCGGGCCTGCTCGCACTTCAGAGTACACTCCTCGTCGCTGCAGGAACGTTCGCGCTCGCGTATCTATTCGGCTACGCCCTGACAGTCGGCCCGCTGATGCAGGAGGGCGTCGGCTTTGGCGAGGCGATGCTTGACGCCCTCTATAGCGAGACGCCGAGCATCACCATCATGGAGATCGCTGCTATCGGAACTGATCTGCTGATCGCCAGCCAGGCCCACATCTCCGATCTGCTGTTCTGGGGCGCACTCGCGTTCTCGCTATCTGTTGGGTTCGTCTTCGCGTTCCCGGTCAACGCCGTTTTGGTCCACTTCGGCGTCAAGGAAGGCATGAAGAATCCGGCCGAGATGAGACAGAGCGGCGGACAGGCACAGGCCGCCGACTAGTGCATCTCACAATAATGGTTCAGATGTCACCACCATCGACGATGAACTCGCCGCCTGTCCCTGCGCGGTTTGATCCGACTTCGGGGAGAACGACAGACCAATGAACTATCTCTACTTCGGCTTGGGCGTAAGTCTGCTCATCGTAGCCGTGACCGACCTCCTGTGGACGACCCTCTGGGTCGAGGCCGGTGCCGGACCCCTTACCGCACGCCTGATGCGGGGGACTTGGAAACTGCTACGACGCGTTGGAACCTACAGCCCTCGCATTCGGACGCTCGCCGGTCCGGTGGTTCTCGCCCTCGGGCTTGGGATGTGGATCGCCCTGCTCTGGGGCGGGTGGATGTTCGTCTTCGCGAGTGCTGAGAACGCTCTGAGAGACACCATCGACACGGGCCCCATCTCCTGGGCTGAACGATTCTACTTCGTGGGATATTCGTTGTTCACGATGGGGAACGGCGATTTCGCGCCCCGAGATGGCCTATGGCAGATCTTGACTGCGCTGATGACCGCCAGCGGGATGTTACTGGTGACACTGAGCATTACCTACGTCCTCTCCGTCCTTGACGCAGTTACGCAGAAACGCTCGTTTGCGCAGGACGTGAGTGGACTCGGACTGGACGGCGAATCGATCGTCACTACTACTTGGAACGGTAGCGCGTTCGACGACGTCGCGCTCCCACTCAACAGTATCACTACAGCGCTGAACGAACTGACAGCCAATCACAAGGCCTACCCCATCCTGCACTACTTCTACACCGACGACCGTGAGGCCGCCGCCGTGCTGAGTGGCGCCAGTCTCGACGACGCCCTGACCCTCTGGCAGCAAGCGACGCCCGAGGAGGACAGGCCCGGCAACTCAATTCTCAAAAACGCGCGCTCGAGTGTCCAGAACTACCTCGACACGGTCAGCACGTTCGCGACGCCGTCCGACGAGCAGCCGCCCTCACCAGACCTCGCCGTCCTCCGCGACGCTGGTGTTCCAACGGTATCAAACGAAGAGTTCGACGACGCGCTCAAAGACCTGGAAACTCGACGCCGAACCATGTATGGGGTAATTCGGGCGGACGCACGCCAGTGGCCGGGTGCCTGGGAAGAGTAGTACCGAATGACCTCGGAGGGTTCGAGATCAGGCGCCGAGACGTCCCTCGCAGCAGTCAACGAGTTCAGATACAACCTGTGCGGCGAACTCTCGCTGGAAGAGCCGCGTGCCATCGGGAGTCGCGTACTTGAGGACGATGAGGTCGCGGTTGTTGTACCCGCGCTCGACGAGCTACATGCGAATGTCGTCCGTCTCGTCTGTCATACGCACAGGGAGGGCTACTACGACAGTAGGTTGTTCGGTCACGGGCGAACGACCGGACTGTCGTATCCGCAATTGGTCGGGTGAGTGTCCGAGAGTGAAAAAGAAAATCGACGTCGGAGAACCGACGCGGTTGTGGCTTACGCCATCGAGCGGCAGGACTCCGCGCACTCGCGGAGCGG
Above is a genomic segment from Halalkalicoccus sp. NIPERK01 containing:
- a CDS encoding DUF4396 domain-containing protein, whose product is MPLQGLLIQIEHALAPVRHLMKPILSDPLVMGVWALFVLASVGTLWWDIRERNQALPSLMKGVWTLVVLYSGPFGLAVYWYSGRTQISNDSVWRRGFRSTAHCYSGCGAGEVLGFALLAGLLALQSTLLVAAGTFALAYLFGYALTVGPLMQEGVGFGEAMLDALYSETPSITIMEIAAIGTDLLIASQAHISDLLFWGALAFSLSVGFVFAFPVNAVLVHFGVKEGMKNPAEMRQSGGQAQAAD
- a CDS encoding potassium channel family protein, coding for MNYLYFGLGVSLLIVAVTDLLWTTLWVEAGAGPLTARLMRGTWKLLRRVGTYSPRIRTLAGPVVLALGLGMWIALLWGGWMFVFASAENALRDTIDTGPISWAERFYFVGYSLFTMGNGDFAPRDGLWQILTALMTASGMLLVTLSITYVLSVLDAVTQKRSFAQDVSGLGLDGESIVTTTWNGSAFDDVALPLNSITTALNELTANHKAYPILHYFYTDDREAAAVLSGASLDDALTLWQQATPEEDRPGNSILKNARSSVQNYLDTVSTFATPSDEQPPSPDLAVLRDAGVPTVSNEEFDDALKDLETRRRTMYGVIRADARQWPGAWEE
- a CDS encoding SHOCT domain-containing protein; translated protein: MTQLTTHIGRTARRLTLLAVPLLVATTGTAAAMGGGYGGGMMGGGWGLFGGAMGLWGLLWMGLLLAFPLYLIFTLARRNGGGTNERPLSVLRDRYARGELSDDEFERRREQQERTG